In Kwoniella pini CBS 10737 chromosome 4, complete sequence, one DNA window encodes the following:
- a CDS encoding oxoglutarate dehydrogenase (succinyl-transferring), E1 component — MLRTIPRNIRQNVSVARALSSTIARPSSTKRNYATEAQAPSKNDLFANGGNTYYTEEMYRLWKQDPKSVHSSWAVYFSGLDKGLPSSSAYSPPPGFIGAASSIPTAADGSPKMSVEGSGDVTDYLKVQLLIRAYQVRGHHIANLDPLHISNADLDSHVPPELKLDYYGWTEADMKKEFNLSDGILPRFRGSVDGDKLTLGQIIEELKRMYCTHVGVQYVHIVDRGQCDWLRERVEIPVQWKYTTEEKRMILDRLMWSELFEKFIASKYPNEKRFGLEGCETLIPGMKALIDKSVDSGVKSIVMGMPHRGRLNVLGNVIRKPIEAILNEFANTDKDDTGGGDVKYHLGANYVRPTPSGKKVSLSLVANPSHLEAEDPVVLGKTRAIQHFEGDEGTGDSAMGVLLHGDAAFAGQGVVYETTGMQGLPNYGTGGTVHLIVNNQIGFTTDPRFSRSTPYPSDIAKSIDAPIFHVNGDDVEAVNYVCTLAADWRAKFKKDVVVDIVCYRRYGHNETDQPSFTQPKMYKAIQKQPTVLSIYTDKLIKEGTFTEKEIDEHRQWVWGMLEKAYDGSKDYKPSPREWLSSSWEGFPTPKELAENVLPHLPTGTEEETLKKVGDVISSFPEGFTPHKNLARIIATRGKSVAEGKNIDWSTAEALAIGALCLEGTHVRISGQDVERGTFSQRHAVIHDQENEQTYQPLKHLSSDQGSFTVCNSHLSEFGTLGFELGYSLVSPNSLTIWEAQFGDFANNAQCIIDQFIASGERKWLQRTGLVLSLPHGYDGQGPEHSSGRIERFLQLCDDEPRIYPSAEKLDRQHQDCNMQIVYPTTPANYFHVLRRQIKREFRKPLIVFFSKSLLRHPQARSSLEEMTGESTFQRYLPEPHPENLVEPEKIRRHILCSGQVYFQLLKEREDKGINDVAISRLEQLSPLPYDLLTPHLDKYPNADVVWAQEEPLNNGAWTYVQPRLITALKETQHHTGKVPIYAGRKPSSSVATGNKNAHKKEIEMINAMAFANAEDSQ, encoded by the exons ATGTTACGTACGATACCGAGGAATATAAGACAGAACGTCTCTGTCGCTAGAGCTTTATCCTCCACCATTGCTCGACCGTCATCAACAAAACGAAATTACGCCACTGAAGCTCAAGCACCAAGTAAAAATGACCTGTTTGCCAATGGTGGTAACACATATTATACTGAAGA GATGTACCGATTGTGGAAACAGGATCCAAAATCTGTACATTCCTCTTGGGCTGTATACTTCTCTGGACTTGATAAAGGTCTTCCATCATCCTCCGCCTACAGCCCACCACCAGGATTCATCGGTGCCGCAAGCTCGATACCTACAGCTGCCGATGGTAGTCCAAAAATGAGCGTTGAGGGATCTGGAGACGTGACGGACTATCTCAAA GTTCAACTCCTCATTCGAGCTTACCAAGTTCGAGGTCACCACATTGCCAACCTTGATCCACTTCATATCTCCAACGCCGACCTTGACAGTCATGTACCACCAGAATTGAAACTCGACTACTACGGTTGGACAGAAGCTGACATGAAGAAGGAGTTTAATCTCAGTGACGGTATCCTTCCTCGATTCAGAGGGTCCGTTGACGGTGACAAGTTGACTTTGGGCCAAATCATTGAGGAACTGAAACGAATGTATT GTACCCACGTTGGTGTACAATACGTACATATCGTCGACAGAGGACAGTGTGATTGGTTGAGAGAAAGAGTAGAGATTCCTGTGCAATGGAAGTACACCacagaagaaaaaagaatgaTCCTTGATCGATTGATGTGGTCTGAGCTTTTCGAAAAATTCATTGCATCAAAATACCCTAATGAGAAGAGATTCGGTCTAGAAGGTTGTGAAACTTTGATTCCAGGTATGAAAGCTCTGATTGATAAATCCGTCGACTCCGGCGTGAAATCTATCGTAATGGGTATGCCTCATAGAGGTAGATTGAACGTACTTGGTAACGTAATTAGAAAACCCATTGAAGCTATTCTGAACGAATTCGCCAACACCGATAAAGATGACACTGGTGGAGGTGATGTCAAGTACCACTTGGGTGCCAACTACGTCCGACCTACACCAAGCGGAAAGAAAGTTTCCCTCTCCCTTGTTGCCAACCCTTCGCACttggaagctgaagatcCCGTTGTTCTCGGTAAAACCAGAGCTATTCAACATTtcgaaggagatgaaggtaCTGGTGACTCCGCAATGGGTGTATTGCTCCACGGTGATGCCGCTTTCGCTGGTCAAGGTGTAGTATACGAAACTACAGGTATGCAAGGTCTCCCTAACTACGGTACAGGTGGTACAGTTCATCTCATCGTTAACAACCAAATTGGTTTCACTACCGATCCCCGATTCTCAAGATCGACTCCTTACCCATCTGATATCGCCAAATCCATCGATGCTCCTATCTTCCATGTAAACGGTGACGATGTAGAAGCTGTTAACTACGTCTGTACCCTTGCGGCCGATTGGAGAGCtaaattcaagaaagaCGTCGTTGTAGACATCGTCTGTTATAGAAGATATGGTCACAATGAAACCGATCAACCATCGTTCACTCAACCCAAGATGTACAAAGCTATTCAAAAACAACCTACCGTATTATCGATATACACTgacaaattgatcaaggAAGGTACTTTTACAGAAAAGGAGATTGACGAACACAGACAATGGGTTTGGGGTATGTTAGAAAAGGCTTATGACGGATCAAAGGATTACAAACCCTCGCCAAGAGAGTGgctatcatcatcatggGAAGGTTTCCCTACACCTAAAGAGCTGGCTGAGAATGTCCTCCCACACTTGCCCACCGGAACCGAAGAGGAGACACTCAAGAAGGTTGGAGACGTTATCTCATCTTTCCCTGAAGGTTTCACTCCTCATAAGAATCTCGCAAGAATTATCGCCACCAGAGGGAAATCCGTTGCTGAAGGCAAAAATATCGATTGGTCAACAGCCGAAGCCCTCGCTATTGGTGCATTATGTTTAGAAGGTACACATGTCAGAATATCTGGTCAAGATGTTGAAAGAGGTACTTTCTCTCAAAGACACGCTGTCATCCACGATCAAGAGAACGAACAAACCTATCAACCTTTGAAACACTTGAGCTCGGATCAAGGTTCATTCACAGTTTGTAACTCGCATTTGTCCGAATTCGGTACTCTCGGTTTCGAATTAGGTTACTCATTGGTTTCGCCAAACTCATTGACGATCTGGGAAGCTCAATTCGGAGATTTCGCCAACAACGCTCAATGTATCattgatcaattcatcGCCTCTGGTGAGAGGAAATGGCTTCAAAGAACCGGTCTCGTGCTTTCGCTTCCTCACGGATACGATGGTCAAGGTCCAGAACACTCTTCAGGTAGAATTGAAAGGTTCTTACAACTTTGCGATGACGAACCTAGAATCTACCCATCTGCTGAGAAATTGGACCGACAACATCAAGATTGCAATATGCAAATTGTCTACCCAAC TACACCTGCAAACTATTTCCATGTGTTGAGAAGACAAATAAAACGAGAATTCCGAAAGCCT CTCATCgttttcttctccaaatCTTTACTCCGACACCCACAAGCTAGATCAtctttagaagaaatgacAGGCGAATCTACTTTCCAAAGATATTTACCTGAACCTCATCCTGAAAACTTGGTTGAACCAGAAAAAATCCGAAGACACATCTTATGTTCAGGTCAAGTCTACTTCCAATTACTGAAAGAACGTGAAGataaaggtataaatgATGTTGCTATTTCAAGATTGGAACAATTGAGTCCATTACCTTATGATCTGTTGACTCCTCATTTGGATAAATATCCTAACGCTGATGTCGTCTGGGcacaagaagaa CCATTAAACAATGGTGCTTGGACATACGTACAACCTCGATTAATCACTGCATTGAAAGAAACTCAACATCATACTGGAAAAGTACCGATCTATGCAGGTCGAAAACCCTCTTCATCCGTTGCTACAGGTAACAAGAATGCTCacaagaaggaaattgaaatgatcaatgCAATGGCTTTTGCTAATGCTGAAGATTCTCAATAA